The stretch of DNA CAAGACGGTGCTGTCTACTAATGGGGATTTGAGTAGAAATCAGAAGAAAAAGTTTCGGAGAAAGGCTAAGCGAGTGGCTCAGGGATGTCTGGAGAAAGAAGTTACTGCAGAAGGTGATGAGGATCCTGAAACATCTTGTGCAGCTAAATCATCTCCTATTGCGGATTCTGTTGAATGTGCCACTAGTTCCGGCAATGCCAATAGAGTCTCTGATGCTGATGGTACAAAGGATTCTAGTCAAGCAAGTCAAGGTGATAAGAGAGGAAGTCGCTCCACAAGGCGGAAACTGTTGGCATCAGTTGACTTGAAGTGCAAATTAGTTGACTTTGGGAATGCATGTTGGACATATAAACAATTTACTAATGATATTCAGACAAGACAATATAGGTGTCCTGAGGTGATCCTGGGATCTAAGTATTCTACGTCGGCGGACCTTTGGTCGTTTGCTTGCATTTGTTTTGAGCTCGCAACGGGTGATGTACTCTTTGACCCCCATAGTGGTGACAACTTTGACAGAGATGAGGTATTTTCTTTATAACAATGTGATCCATTTTATGCTTTTTGCACCATAATGATGTACGTGTTTGTTTCTAAGTTTCTCATCTCAAGATGTTGCATTTGGTCTTTGAAGGTACAGAGAAGCttgaaaacctaaaaaaaaattatttccttgATTTTGGAAAGgggaaaaatatatgtgtatcTGAAAAGGAAAAGAGAGGCTATAAACAAGGACAAAAGTACGTCCTTTGCATGTTATATTGAACTTGCAGTTAAACATGGAGGCATTTCCCTTGAAGATATTTTGCATTTTACATATCTTTAATATGAGAATCTCATTGGCTTAAATgctaacatttaattatttagtgTACACAGCAAAACTTTGTTAGCCTATTTGTTTTTCTAAAAGAAGGATAAGAAATGAAAAGGTAGAAAATAAGAGAGGTGTTATGAACTGAAAAATTGTTTAACGGAGAGACTTAGTAAGTGTTGTGTCAGAAAATTTCACTTCACTTTCTCCAATTTACTTGAttcaaatttgatgtaaatttaGGATTCATTTTAGGTGTTAACCTATATTTAGAAACAATAGCTGAACAGAATGTAAGCTCATCTATTTTTGAGACTGCTGAATTGTCATCATAGTCTTGGGTAACCATTAGAATTTTTACTCAGGTTCAAGTTTGAAAAGTGCTCTCTCGTAGCTCAAAATACTGACTGGTTGAATAGAATAAGTGGATTACCTTTAATTGTTAGTATAACTTGTGGAGCATCAAGAGTTTGCCAATTtaatcatatataaaattttgtatGAGTTATCTATATGCTGTGTATGCATGTTCTCATGTACTCGTGTGGTCATGTATGCAATCTCATTTGTATTGGTCAGATTTGTCTTTTCTCGTGTTTTCTTGGCTAACCTAACATTTGGCTGCTAGGCATATTATGACTTATGAGTTACGCTCTCTGCTTTGTTTGGCCTCTCTAAGGGTGTAATTGGTTGAGTggaaaagtggaaagaaaataaattttgaatgtgcTTGGTAGGAAAGGAaagtgagagaaaagaaaataagagagaaGATCATTTTGCAACATAGTTTATGTATGATCCATGTTCCATTGTAGGAGAACCCGAGCTGTTTTTCACCTTTAAAACTGAATGTGTAATGAAAAGCATGGAGTTTTAGGGAAGTTGTTATTCTACCTTGCAAAATACGTACATTAAAATTCTTATAGAAGTGCTTTGGAGCCAACCTTAAAATTAAGAGGCTGAAGGTTGGGTGTAGTAGGAATATCTTGATTTGGCTTTCATTTGAACAAGCTATAAACTTGATATATAGGTTTGGATGAACATAACATTTTAACTCTTATATGTTCAGGACCACTTAGCTTTGATGATGGAACTTCTAGGAATGATGCCACGCAAGGTGAGAAATTTCATTTCTGCCTACTAAGAAATTTGCCGTCTCATACTCCTGCGTTTAACAGAAACTATTTTGGGAATTATGTGTAGATTGCCTTGGGTGGCCGTTATTCACGGGACTTATTTAATCGATATGGTGATTTGAGGCACATACGAAGGTTGCGTTTCTGGCCCTTGAATAAGGTCCTTGTTGAGAAGTACGAGTTCAGCGAACAAGATGCAAATGAAATGACCGACTTCCTGGTTCCCATCCTTGATTTTGTACCTGAAAAGCGTCCCACTGCTACTCAGTGCCTTCAACATCCATGGATCAATGCAGGCCCTCGACTTTTAGAGCCATCAAAGTCTTCATCGCATAGTCGAGTTGTGGACGCTAATGTATCTGAGAAAAAGAAGACGGAGATGGATGAGAGAGAGGCAATGGAGGTTGGAATGGGGAAGATTGCCATCAGTGCAGAATCGAAACCTGCCAAAGATCTCCAGTCTAGTTCGAAATCTGCCATGGCAGCAGCTACTTCTTCCAGGTAGGACTCTCATCTACTTTTCTAGAAGCCTGCCCCTTTCAAAATTTCTTGTTAGACTAGTTTTGTGCCCCCAATCTATGTGCAGGACATGTAATTCTTTCATAACATTTTTTGTTACAAAATATAActgaaatttcattaaaatatgtGTTGGAAATCCAAGATGAATTCGCACTCGTATAGtgggtattttttttatatatatatttatgcacGTGAATTTATTTTGCATGTCTATTTGCACTTTCCCTTCTGTTGTAGTGGCCCTGAGTTGACTTAAAATTTGAACTGATTTAGTATAATAAGTGATCCaactaatattaaattaaaagcaTTTGTAATTGAAAACTGGAAGTAGAAAAACGAATCATAATTGATAGCATCAAAGATCCTATAAAAAATGGTTGACATTTGTAAAATGTCAGCAGAATTTGCAATCTTCGAAGACTTTAACCAAGGAACTCATCAATGAAAACGGATCAATAGAATCTACATTTGTAATAACCGGTATGAAATTTAACATACTTAAAATAGCTAGAATAtacctaaaaaaaaagaaaggaaaacaaaaacaataaatatttgatatttgggtctgattatataattttttaaatatatatattaatatatgcaCACTTTTAACCCTCTTTCACTCAACCCAGACCGGGTTTTAGTTTGGCTAAATTAGACGTACGGCTTATTCATTAATTGACCTTTTTAGACTGTTTTTTTAATTAGAGAAATAGgctgatttttatttttgttagggttagagtttttttaagaattaaggtttagggttttaagagtAAAACTGTGAAAGTTTAGGTAGATTTGAGAGGTCAAGAATGCAATAACACGTCTtaaaacacatacatttcatatatcatgttGGATAGAACCATTACCTCGGAAACTCATTTTATGGAAGTTAGGTTTTGGGGTGACATTGCTTGATATGGTCACGGGTCGAAGTCTGGGGTGACATTGCTTGATATGGTCACGGGTTGAAGTCTAAGTAGAGGTCTCAGTCGGCGGCCATGATGCGGTCACGGGTTCGAGTATAACCGAGGGCTAGTTAACGGTCTTTATGTGGTCACGAGTTCAAGCTTTTTAGATACTTGCAAATGATGccttatatataccatacataagattgaggTCATAATCATAGGAAAAAGCAAAGGGTTTTCTAGTGTAATCAAtgtatttttttctctatttccaaaCAGTCGGTATCTTTAACCTTTTATTCTTATCCGAAGGCTGACACCGAAATGGACACAAGAGGGCTTTCAGGCGTAAAGCGGATGTTCCGGCACAATATAGGTCAAACTCGGGTCAGCACGATAGTGGTTATAGTTATTAATGTTTGTTTAATAACGACAACCATTGTCAACCCGAAAGGAGCATCACCTTTACTACACCGCAACAATTGTTATCTACTTGAGAGTTCTCCTACATCTACGACGATGTTGTCCTTCGGATAAGAAGGAAGGTTAAAGATGCCGGTTGcatggaaatagagaaaaaaattacactGATTATAGCAGGAAGCCCCACAATTTTTTCCTATGATTATACCCTCAAActtttgtattatatttataaGGAAACATCTTCGGGTATTCGAAAAGTTTAAACTTGTGCCTGCTTAACGACTGTCAACTGGCTCCCCCATTATACTTTGATTCATTACCTTATAACGGCCGTCGATTGAGACCTTTACCTAAACTTCCACCCGTGATCGTATAAAGTAAAATCACCTCAAAACTTGACTTCCACAGGATAGGTTTCTGATGCAATAGTCTCATCTCGGcaggatatatgaaatgtgtgtctTGGAGTGATATTGCATCAACAACAATTCAAGAATACCttaaatcaaaaattttattagcaacaaaaatttttaacattGAAGCGAACCACAGAGATTTTTTCCTTTGCGATTTCACCTTCTCCCTTCATACTCCATCTCTCTTGGCCTCCATCCATCCACTTTACAATATTTCTCTCTTGGTTTTCTTCCCCACTTCAGTGTTAAAAATTTGTCGTTAATAAAATTTCTGGTTTGAGGTATTCTCAAGTCTTCGTTGATGTGATATCGTTTCGaaacacacatttcatatatcctgCCGAGATGTGACCATTACCTCAGAAACCTATCTGTGGAAGTTGGGTTCTGAGGTGATTTTGCTTTATACGGTCACGACTGAAAGTCTACTTAGAGGTCTTAATCGACAGTTGTTATGAGGTAATGGATTAGAGTATAACGGAAGAACTAGTTGACGGTCATTATATAAGCACGGGCTCAAACTTTTCGAATACCTGGAGATGTTGCCTTATAAATACCATACAAAAGTTTGAGGGCATAATTATAGGGAAAAATTGTGGGGCTTCCCGCTATAATCGGcgtaatttttttctccatttccacGCAGTCGGCATCCTTAATCTTCTTTTTTATTCAAAGGCCAACACCGTCGTGGACACAGGAGGACTCTTAAGCAGACAGCGGCTATTGCGATGCATTAAAGGTCATGCTCTTTTTGTAACGACCTGATAATCACGGGTGTCGGAAAGTACATTTTTGAGACTCCATTATCGTAAactggactcgtaaatattttagttgtgtggttaattaggttttggttaggtgaatttgcatgaattaagagtaattaggtacaatgactaaattgcataaagggtgaaagttgaattataaattaaaaaaattaaagggactaaataaaCAATTATGACATTGCTtataaatgaggcggcataagatagatatttataaaacttaaagttaaaaaatatatattaatattataatattatatcttaattattaagtatatatattatattatatattataataagtaaatataataaaagaaatagaaatagaaaaaggaaagaaaaggagaaagaccAAAGCTAGGGGTTTTAaagttccaagttcaattggttagtcaatttaataatttttcttgtaacttttatgtttttaaaatctcggtattaaatactacccgatccatgtcaaaattttagaaattattgagtttttaagtgttgtccatgttgaataattttagtattagggattaaattgatagatttttaagttagaaataaaaaaggattgaattgtagaataaattttagggatttaagtgaaattagggagttaaatttacTTTAAAGTagaatttgcatgaaaatataagattaattatgaagaaataaaattagtctcgatttagggactaacttgaaatttaggcaatatttgagtaaaaattaaaatattcaatatgaaattgaattgtgttgtattgatgattttcaattgttttaattccgtagctaacgtcataCCGGaaccctcgactaaaaaggggaagatAAAGTCGATTAGGAATAGCTCGAAATTTtttgtttgtatttctataatccgaatttagttattaattgttataattcaatttaatgtatatggtaagtgttgcggtgagaattattgtgttgcaattgaaatggattgatttagtatgtgatgaatttattgaatttatattgattgaattggtatatatattgaatatattgattatttaaattgaaatgaatattggttgtatttgaaaagtgaattggaaccctgttaactgtatcgggctgagtcgaatatagatgacataccataggattggaagagttcagagatttattcgacttcgagtcgatgagacattgggtgtcaatttactacttcagattaattcgatgaggcactgggtgccaatttacttcggtttagctgatgagacactggatgtcaatttattacttcgaattatctgaTGAGGCATTAGAtgtcaaactggtgtgttttggttggatccgtgcaTCCGTCAGAgttcgagtcatgttaataggggtaaatgaataataaagttttatgattgatattgaaatgacatggtatgaaaaattgaagtgaaatagtgaattgaaaatagaatatgaaatatgttgcaaatataaggaatatatgagttatatactcatgaattgaatatggaatggataatgcaattgtataatgaaatgtgaaataaattgtgaaaagctatttatataacaAGCATGAGAATTGAGatttttgtgaaacaaatgaaatatgatattgttgttgtaatattaaatattaatatgtgcttataATTAAATTGTGCATATGATATTATCTTGTCtaatattcagattatagaaatactactGAGTTTTTACTTAGTGACGATTTTGCTTTT from Gossypium hirsutum isolate 1008001.06 chromosome D04, Gossypium_hirsutum_v2.1, whole genome shotgun sequence encodes:
- the LOC107899516 gene encoding SRSF protein kinase 1 isoform X1 translates to MTTPHTQRIPAPFFTPSIRKGKEENENPKFQSPYFPYGDYTPAQKPKKILEDKGMGDKEEEEEWTGTESGDLTSEDEGTEDYRRGGYHAVRIGDTFKNGRYVVQSKLGWGHFSTVWLAWDTHRSCYVALKVQKSAQHYTEAAMDEITILQQIADGDKEDKKCAVKLLDHFKHSGPNGQHVCIVFEYLGDNLLTLIKYSDYRGMPIHMVKEICFHILMGLDYLHRELSIIHTDLKPENILLFSMIDPSKDPRKSGAPLILPNSKDKTVLSTNGDLSRNQKKKFRRKAKRVAQGCLEKEVTAEGDEDPETSCAAKSSPIADSVECATSSGNANRVSDADGTKDSSQASQGDKRGSRSTRRKLLASVDLKCKLVDFGNACWTYKQFTNDIQTRQYRCPEVILGSKYSTSADLWSFACICFELATGDVLFDPHSGDNFDRDEDHLALMMELLGMMPRKIALGGRYSRDLFNRYGDLRHIRRLRFWPLNKVLVEKYEFSEQDANEMTDFLVPILDFVPEKRPTATQCLQHPWINAGPRLLEPSKSSSHSRVVDANVSEKKKTEMDEREAMEVGMGKIAISAESKPAKDLQSSSKSAMAAATSSRYLILPIQHPTTIPNSNVVMFFFLCRHVPRVSKY
- the LOC107899516 gene encoding SRSF protein kinase 1 isoform X4, which encodes MTTPHTQRIPAPFFTPSIRKGKEENENPKFQSPYFPYGDYTPAQKPKKILEDKGMGDKEEEEEWTGTESGDLTSEDEGTEDYRRGGYHAVRIGDTFKNGRYVVQSKLGWGHFSTVWLAWDTHRSCYVALKVQKSAQHYTEAAMDEITILQQIADGDKEDKKCAVKLLDHFKHSGPNGQHVCIVFEYLGDNLLTLIKYSDYRGMPIHMVKEICFHILMGLDYLHRELSIIHTDLKPENILLFSMIDPSKDPRKSGAPLILPNSKDKTVLSTNGDLSRNQKKKFRRKAKRVAQGCLEKEVTAEGDEDPETSCAAKSSPIADSVECATSSGNANRVSDADGTKDSSQASQGDKRGSRSTRRKLLASVDLKCKLVDFGNACWTYKQFTNDIQTRQYRCPEVILGSKYSTSADLWSFACICFELATGDVLFDPHSGDNFDRDEDHLALMMELLGMMPRKIALGGRYSRDLFNRYGDLRHIRRLRFWPLNKVLVEKYEFSEQDANEMTDFLVPILDFVPEKRPTATQCLQHPWINAGPRLLEPSKSSSHSRVVDANVSEKKKTEMDEREAMEVGMGKIAISAESKPAKDLQSSSKSAMAAATSSSRHP
- the LOC107899516 gene encoding SRSF protein kinase 1 isoform X5 produces the protein MTTPHTQRIPAPFFTPSIRKGKEENENPKFQSPYFPYGDYTPAQKPKKILEDKGMGDKEEEEEWTGTESGDLTSEDEGTEDYRRGGYHAVRIGDTFKNGRYVVQSKLGWGHFSTVWLAWDTHRSCYVALKVQKSAQHYTEAAMDEITILQQIADGDKEDKKCAVKLLDHFKHSGPNGQHVCIVFEYLGDNLLTLIKYSDYRGMPIHMVKEICFHILMGLDYLHRELSIIHTDLKPENILLFSMIDPSKDPRKSGAPLILPNSKDKTVLSTNGDLSRNQKKKFRRKAKRVAQGCLEKEVTAEGDEDPETSCAAKSSPIADSVECATSSGNANRVSDADGTKDSSQASQGDKRGSRSTRRKLLASVDLKCKLVDFGNACWTYKQFTNDIQTRQYRCPEVILGSKYSTSADLWSFACICFELATGDVLFDPHSGDNFDRDEDHLALMMELLGMMPRKIALGGRYSRDLFNRYGDLRHIRRLRFWPLNKVLVEKYEFSEQDANEMTDFLVPILDFVPEKRPTATQCLQHPWINAGPRLLEPSKSSSHSRVVDANVSEKKKTEMDEREAMEVGMGKIAISAESKPAKDLQSSSKSAMAAATSSREW
- the LOC107899516 gene encoding SRSF protein kinase 1 isoform X2 yields the protein MTTPHTQRIPAPFFTPSIRKGKEENENPKFQSPYFPYGDYTPAQKPKKILEDKGMGDKEEEEEWTGTESGDLTSEDEGTEDYRRGGYHAVRIGDTFKNGRYVVQSKLGWGHFSTVWLAWDTHRSCYVALKVQKSAQHYTEAAMDEITILQQIADGDKEDKKCAVKLLDHFKHSGPNGQHVCIVFEYLGDNLLTLIKYSDYRGMPIHMVKEICFHILMGLDYLHRELSIIHTDLKPENILLFSMIDPSKDPRKSGAPLILPNSKDKTVLSTNGDLSRNQKKKFRRKAKRVAQGCLEKEVTAEGDEDPETSCAAKSSPIADSVECATSSGNANRVSDADGTKDSSQASQGDKRGSRSTRRKLLASVDLKCKLVDFGNACWTYKQFTNDIQTRQYRCPEVILGSKYSTSADLWSFACICFELATGDVLFDPHSGDNFDRDEDHLALMMELLGMMPRKIALGGRYSRDLFNRYGDLRHIRRLRFWPLNKVLVEKYEFSEQDANEMTDFLVPILDFVPEKRPTATQCLQHPWINAGPRLLEPSKSSSHSRVVDANVSEKKKTEMDEREAMEVGMGKIAISAESKPAKDLQSSSKSAMAAATSSRLTPKWTQEGFQA
- the LOC107899516 gene encoding SRSF protein kinase 1 isoform X3 produces the protein MTTPHTQRIPAPFFTPSIRKGKEENENPKFQSPYFPYGDYTPAQKPKKILEDKGMGDKEEEEEWTGTESGDLTSEDEGTEDYRRGGYHAVRIGDTFKNGRYVVQSKLGWGHFSTVWLAWDTHRSCYVALKVQKSAQHYTEAAMDEITILQQIADGDKEDKKCAVKLLDHFKHSGPNGQHVCIVFEYLGDNLLTLIKYSDYRGMPIHMVKEICFHILMGLDYLHRELSIIHTDLKPENILLFSMIDPSKDPRKSGAPLILPNSKDKTVLSTNGDLSRNQKKKFRRKAKRVAQGCLEKEVTAEGDEDPETSCAAKSSPIADSVECATSSGNANRVSDADGTKDSSQASQGDKRGSRSTRRKLLASVDLKCKLVDFGNACWTYKQFTNDIQTRQYRCPEVILGSKYSTSADLWSFACICFELATGDVLFDPHSGDNFDRDEDHLALMMELLGMMPRKIALGGRYSRDLFNRYGDLRHIRRLRFWPLNKVLVEKYEFSEQDANEMTDFLVPILDFVPEKRPTATQCLQHPWINAGPRLLEPSKSSSHSRVVDANVSEKKKTEMDEREAMEVGMGKIAISAESKPAKDLQSSSKSAMAAATSSRLGT